The window TTTTATATAAAATTTTCATTGTTTTAATTTTATTATCAATATCATCAATAGTAATTCTACGAAGTTGATCTTTATAGCTTTTATATTCAAGCTCATCATTTTCAAATTCTTGAATGTTATCTGTTCTATTATTTAATAGTATTTTTTTTACTTTTAATTTTGACATTTAATCCTCCTGGTTTTTCACCATATTTTGAAAAGTATGCCGGCATATTTTTCAAAATAAATTGTTTAATATTTTTTTTATTTCTTGATAATAAATCTCTTTATTATTGGGTTCTTTTAATTCGTTTATAAAAACCTTAATTGCATTATAAAAATGAACTCTCCCCTTAATAAGATTCTTGTATTGTGGTTGTAAAATGCTTTCAATATCTTTATAGGTATTTCTATTTTTCATAAATTGGTTTTCTATTATTACTGTTTCAATATTCTTTTTTCTTATTATTTCAACTTCTTTTATTTCATTCATCAATATTGGTAAAGACTCTACAGACCATCTTTCAGTCTGAATGGGTATTATAACTTTATGTGTAATATTTAAAGCATTAAATAATAAAGAACTTAGGCTCGGGGGAGTATCAATTATTACATAATCAAAATTATAATGATATAAATTTTTATCAAATATATATTCTAATATAAGCTCCTTATAAGGAATATCTCCTTTTTCAAATTTACACAAAATCGGATGAGAGGGGATAATATACATATTATTATTTATTGCATTCATATATTCTTTAAAATCCACTGTTTGATCTCTTTTTAATAGATAATAAACATTATTTATTTCAATGTTTCTAATATATTGCAAAAAATAGCTTGTCAAACTATTTTGAGGATCTAAATCTACAATTAACACTTTATTATTATCTTCACTCAAAATATATGAAAATATAATTGATAACATACTTTTGCCAACCCCGCCCTTAATTGACGCAATTGTTATTATTTTAGGTTTTTTAATATC is drawn from Borreliella afzelii and contains these coding sequences:
- a CDS encoding ParA family protein, with product MDIKKPKIITIASIKGGVGKSMLSIIFSYILSEDNNKVLIVDLDPQNSLTSYFLQYIRNIEINNVYYLLKRDQTVDFKEYMNAINNNMYIIPSHPILCKFEKGDIPYKELILEYIFDKNLYHYNFDYVIIDTPPSLSSLLFNALNITHKVIIPIQTERWSVESLPILMNEIKEVEIIRKKNIETVIIENQFMKNRNTYKDIESILQPQYKNLIKGRVHFYNAIKVFINELKEPNNKEIYYQEIKKILNNLF